The Synechococcus sp. HK05 DNA segment GAGAGATGTTCGAGTAATCGCCCACCAGCTCGTCCTTACCGGCGTAGGCCAGGCAGTGCACGAGCACATCGATCGAGCCCCACTGTTCCTTCACCTTGGCGAACACCGCCTCGATCTGAGCCGGGTCCTGCACATTCAGGGGCTCGAACAGGGTGGGAGCCAGCGGCGCCGTGAGGTCGCGCACCTTGCCCTCAAAGCGGCCCTTCTCATCAGGGAGGTAGGTCACGCCCAGCTCGGCGCCGGCGGCGTGCAGCTGCTGGGCAATGCCCCAGGCGATCGACTTGTTGTTGGCGATGCCCGTCACCAGGGCCTTCTTGCCGCGCAGATCGAGGAGCATGGGGAAAAACGACGCCGGAGCGCTTGCGATCGGGGGATTCTCCCCCAGCCACGGCCGCGGGCCCCAGGCGGCAGGATCGGCGCCTGGATTGCTCCACCCCGTGGCCACCGATTCCCCTAGCGGCCCCCTCAGCGGCGCACAGCTCAGCTGGCCCGAGCAGCCGGGCGAGCTGCCCCGCCAATTCGCCAGCCGCACAGCCCTGGAGGCAGACCTGCGCAGCCTCTTCCCAGAAGCCGAAGGCAGTCTCAGCCCAACACGCGGCGGCCGCCGCCAGGCCGAGGCGCTGCTGGGCCGCATCCAGCCCGCCCGCTACGCCAAGGGGCGCAACTTCCTCGATGGCCCGGTCACCCGCCTATCGCCCTACATCCGCCACGGGGTCCTCAGCCTGGCGGAAGTGCGCGATGCCGTGTTCGCGAAGCTGCAGGCCCCAGGCGGTGGTGGGCGCCAAGCCGGTGAAAAACTGATCAACGAGCTCGGCTGGCGCGACTACTGGCAGCGCCTCTGGCAGCAGCTCGGTGATGGCATCTGGCGTGATCAGGAGGAGCTCAAAACCGGCCATCACCCGGGCGCCTACAGCCCCGAACTCCCAGCCGACGTGGCCGAGGGCCGCACCGGCCTGGCCTGCATGGATGGCTTCATCGCCGAACTGCACGAGACGGGCTGGCTGCACAACCACGCCCGCATGTGGCTGGCGGCCTACCTGGTGCACTGGCGCCGCGTTCGCTGGCAGGCGGGCGCCCAGTGGTTCCTGCGCCACCTGCTCGATGGCGATCCGGCCAGCAACAACCTCAGCTGGCAGTGGGTGGCCAGCAGCTTCAGCCATAAGCCCTACTTCTTCAATCGCGGCAACCTCGAGCGCTACAGCGGCGGCACGTTCTGCCGGAACTGCCCCCTGAGCGAGCAGGGCTGTCCATTCGATGGCAGCTATGAGCAGCTGGAGACCGAGCTGTTCAAGCCGATGCCGAGCGTGCGCGTGGGCAACGACCGCAGCCGTGAGCGCCGCGATCCCCGCCGCCAGGGATCTCCCGCCCCGTCCGCCGCCCTGAGTCGCCCCACCCGCCGCCGCTGAACCGATGCACCACCCCATCCTCTGGATTCACGGCGAGGCGCTCGGCCCCGCCAATCCCGCCCTGCAGGCCTATCCCGGCCGGCCGGCGGTGTTCGTATTTGATGCGGAGCTGCTGGCGGGCCGCAGCCCCACCACCGGCGATCCCGCTGGCGCCGCACCCCAGGCGGTGAGCCTCAAGCGCATCGGGTTTCTCTATGAATGCCTGCTCGAGCTGCCCGTGAGCCTGCGCAAGGGCGATGTAGCCAGCGAAGTCCTCGCCTTCGCCAGGGCCCACAACGCCGATGGCATCGTCACCAGCGCCGGCACCGATCCACGCGTGGAGGCGATCTGCCAGGCCCTCGAGCAGGAGCTGCCGGTGGAAATACTGGAGCCTGAGCCGTTCGTGGAGCTGGACGGGAAGGTGGATCTGGGGCGCTTCAGCCGCTACTGGCGCCGCGCCGAACGGGGAGTGTGGGCCGCGGCCAGCCCAGAGCAGTAAGGCTGCCGCAGCTCAGGAAGCCGGTGGAGCCCCATTCATCAGCTCCTCTTCCTGCTGGCGCACCTCATAGGGGGAGGGCAGCAGGTCTTGCTCTTCCACCAGGGGGAAGGTCTGCACCTTCACATCGGTGGGCTTGCGGGGCGGATCGGTCCACTGCCACTGGGCCTTCGGAGCGCGGGCCTTGCACAGCGCCTCCAGCTCGCGCTTCAGGGTCCGCTGCACGTCTTTACGGGCTACAGCCTCAAAGAACTCAGCGCGGGTGGCCAGGCCGGAGCTAAACGGCGCGCTGCCATTGCCGTTGAACAGCCGGGCCGGATCCGCCAGCCAGCGCGGCTTGCACACCCCCTGCTGGCTGGTGTCGGTTTCCAGCCAGATGTGCAGGCCGTAGCCATCGGGCTGGCTCACCACCGCCAGGCCGTCGTGGGGTTGATTGCGCTGCAAGGGGTAAACCGCCCAGCTCGCGCTGCGATGGGCCGGCACGCAACCCACAAGGGCTGCGGCGAGCAGTAGGCCACTCCAGCAGCGAGGGCGATGCAGCGCAGGTCGAAGCAATGCCAGCCGAGACACAATCGCCGCATCCTGCCCCAACTCCGCCAGAGCCGCTGCCATGGTGCTCACGCCCTCCACGATGCTGCCGCTGGGCACACCGCTGCCTGCCTTCACCCTTGAACAGGTGTGGGGAGCCCATGGAGCCGTAGGCCGCGGCGAACGCGGTGAACCCTGGAGCAGCAGCGCCCTGGCGACCCAGCCGGTGCTGGTGCTGTTCCTCTGCGCCCACTGCCCGTTCGTGAAGCACATCGAACCGGAACTGAGCCGGCTGGAGACCGACTTCGGCAGCCAGGTGCAGATCGTGGCCATCTCCAGCAACAGCACGCTCACCCACCCCCAGGACGGGCCTGAGGGCCTGCGGGAGCAGGCCGAACGCCACGGCTGGCGCTTCCCTTATCTCTTCGATGCCAGCCAGGCCGTAGCGAAAACCTTCCACGCCGCCTGCACCCCGGATCTCTACCTCTTTGATGCCGCCCATCAACTGGTGTATCGAGGCCAGCTGGATGGCAGCCGCCCCGGCAACAGCACGCCACTGGATGGGTGCGATCTACGCACCGCCCTCAAAGCCCTCCTGGCGGGTGAGCCGATCAACCGCGACCAACAACCCTCGATCGGATGCAACATCAAGTGGCATCCAGAAGCAGCCTGAAGATCGGAGAACCGAACAAGGGTCTTAAGGTTGCCTTTATGCAGGTGCCCCCTTTCAGCCTCACCGAGCAGCTCGATGCGCTGGGCGAGCAACTTGATGCCGCCGTTCTGCAGGTGTTGCGCAGCGGCCAGTACATCGGCGGTGGCGTGATCGCCGCCTTCGAGCAGGCATTTGCGAAAGCGGTGGGCACCCCCCACGCCGTGGGCTGCAACAGCGGCACCGATGCCCTGATCTTGGCCTTGCGCGGCCTCGGCGTGGGCCCCGGTGATGAGGTGATCACCTGCTCCTTCAGCTTCTTCGCCACCGCCGAAGCGATCAGCGCCGTGGGCGCCACACCGGTGTTCGTGGATGTGGAGGAGAGCTCCTATCTGATCAACCTCGAGCAGCTGGAGGCGGCGATCACGCCGGCCACCAAGGTGCTGCTACCGGTGCACCTGTTCGGGCGCCCGGTGGATATGGAGCAGGTGTGCGCCATCGCAGCACGCCATGGCTTGAAAGTGGTGGAAGACTGCGCCCAGGCCAGCGGCGCCAGCTGGGCCGGCCGGTCCGTGGGCAGCTGGGGCGATGTGGGCTGCTTCAGCTTCTTCCCCACCAAAAACCTCGGCGGCGCCGGGGACGGCGGCGCCGTGACCTGCCGCGACGACGCCCTGGCTCAACGGATGCGCGAACTAGCGGTGCATGGCATGCCCCGCCGCTACCTGCACACCGAGCTCGGCTACAACAGCCGCCTCGATGCCATCCAGGCCGCGGTGCTCAACGTGAAGCTGCCGCACCTGGAGCGCTGGATCGAGCTGCGCCGCAGCATCGCCGCCCGCTACCGCAGCCAACTCAACGCTGCCAACACGATCCACCTGCCCGAGGCCGGACCTGAAGGCCACAGCTGGAATCAGTTCGTCGTGCGCGTGCCTGCCTGCAGCCCAACTCCGGCCTGCAACCAGAGCTGCACCCCGTCGTCCGATAGCGCCAGTTTTGGCCTGCCGGAAGCCTGCTGCCGCGACTGGCTCAAGCAACAGCTGCAAGAAGCCGGGGTGACCACGATCATCTACTACCCGATCCCCATCCACCGCCAGCCCGCCTACGCCCACCTGGGCTACGCGCCGGGATCCCTGCCTGTCACCGAGCGCCTCTGTTCCGAAGTGCTCAGCCTGCCGATCTTCCCGGAGCTAAGCAGCGTGCAACAGCAGCAGGTGATCGAGGTGCTGAAGGGGCTCTGCGGGCAGCGCAGCGGCACCGCTCAGGCCACTGCAGCCGTCGCTGCCTGAGCGGCGAGCGGCGGCTGATCAGCCAGCTCCAGGTTTCGGCAAGGCGGCGTACAGAGCCTTGAAACGCGCCTGCTGCGTCTTGTGGCTCACCAGCTGGGCCGGATAGCCGCGGCGCTCCATCGGCGCGATCTCGCCGCTGAGCAGGTCTTTGGTGTTCACGTGGCGCAGCTCCGGCAGCCAGTGGCGGATGTACTCGCCCTTGGGATCGAACTTGCTGGCCTGGGTGGCGGGATTGAAAATGCGCAGCGGCTTGGGATCCATGCCGCTGCTGGCGCTCCACTGCCAGCCGCCGTTGTTAGCCGCCAGATCCCCATCCACCAGGCGCTGCATGAAGGCGGTCTCGCCCCAGCGCCAATCGCAGATCAGATCCTTCACTAGATAGGAGGCCACGATCATGCGGCAGCGGTTGTGCATCCAGCCGCTCTCATTGAGCTGACGCATCGCCGCATCAATGATCGGCATGCCCGTGAGCCCTTCGCACCAGGCCTCGTAATGCCCCTGGTTGTTGTCCCAGGGGAGGTGCTTCCACTGCGGTCGGTAGGGACCCTCCGCCAGCTCGGGGAAGTGGAACAGCGCCTGTTGATAAAACTCGCGCCAGGCCAGCTCCTGTTCCCACACGCCAATCGAGGTGAGCGCCTCCTCAGCGCCGCCCAAGGCCACGGCCACCTGGCGCGCTTGTTGAGCCGCCGCCCAGGCCTGGCGCGGGCTGAGGGTGCCGAACTTGAGCGCCGCGCTCAACCCCGAGGTGCCGGCCTCACCAGGCATGTTGCGGCCCGGTTCGTAGCCAAGCAACGGGATGCCGCGACCGCGACCGGGCTCGCCATCGCAAAAGCGCTGCAGCTGTGCCAGCGCCGCGGCCTCTCCAGGCCGGCAGGGGCAGAGATCAGCGCCCTCAAACACCTGCCCCAGTGCCTCGAGGCTGGGCAGACTGGCTTGCAGGGGCAGCGTTGCCCACGCGCGCGCGCGCGGCTCCGGCAGCTCGGCCGGATCGAAATCCACCAGCCCCCCGGGTGCCGGCACCGGCTCCAGGCCGCCCTGCAGCGCTGAACCGGCTCCCGCCTTGCGCTCCACCTGCCCTCGCCAGTTGCGCAGGAACGGGCCATACACGCGATAGGGATCGCCGCCGCCGGTTTTCAGCGCCTCCGGCGCCACCAACAGCTGATCCCAGTCCACAAGCACCTTGCGGCCCGCCGCCTGCAGGGCCGCTGCCACATGCCGGTCGCGGGCACGGCCGTAGGGCTCCACATCCCGGTTCCAGGCCACCACTGGCGCCGCCAGCGCT contains these protein-coding regions:
- a CDS encoding FAD-binding domain-containing protein, giving the protein MATDSPSGPLSGAQLSWPEQPGELPRQFASRTALEADLRSLFPEAEGSLSPTRGGRRQAEALLGRIQPARYAKGRNFLDGPVTRLSPYIRHGVLSLAEVRDAVFAKLQAPGGGGRQAGEKLINELGWRDYWQRLWQQLGDGIWRDQEELKTGHHPGAYSPELPADVAEGRTGLACMDGFIAELHETGWLHNHARMWLAAYLVHWRRVRWQAGAQWFLRHLLDGDPASNNLSWQWVASSFSHKPYFFNRGNLERYSGGTFCRNCPLSEQGCPFDGSYEQLETELFKPMPSVRVGNDRSRERRDPRRQGSPAPSAALSRPTRRR
- a CDS encoding deoxyribodipyrimidine photo-lyase, with amino-acid sequence MHHPILWIHGEALGPANPALQAYPGRPAVFVFDAELLAGRSPTTGDPAGAAPQAVSLKRIGFLYECLLELPVSLRKGDVASEVLAFARAHNADGIVTSAGTDPRVEAICQALEQELPVEILEPEPFVELDGKVDLGRFSRYWRRAERGVWAAASPEQ
- a CDS encoding thioredoxin family protein encodes the protein MVLTPSTMLPLGTPLPAFTLEQVWGAHGAVGRGERGEPWSSSALATQPVLVLFLCAHCPFVKHIEPELSRLETDFGSQVQIVAISSNSTLTHPQDGPEGLREQAERHGWRFPYLFDASQAVAKTFHAACTPDLYLFDAAHQLVYRGQLDGSRPGNSTPLDGCDLRTALKALLAGEPINRDQQPSIGCNIKWHPEAA
- a CDS encoding DegT/DnrJ/EryC1/StrS aminotransferase family protein, with protein sequence MQVPPFSLTEQLDALGEQLDAAVLQVLRSGQYIGGGVIAAFEQAFAKAVGTPHAVGCNSGTDALILALRGLGVGPGDEVITCSFSFFATAEAISAVGATPVFVDVEESSYLINLEQLEAAITPATKVLLPVHLFGRPVDMEQVCAIAARHGLKVVEDCAQASGASWAGRSVGSWGDVGCFSFFPTKNLGGAGDGGAVTCRDDALAQRMRELAVHGMPRRYLHTELGYNSRLDAIQAAVLNVKLPHLERWIELRRSIAARYRSQLNAANTIHLPEAGPEGHSWNQFVVRVPACSPTPACNQSCTPSSDSASFGLPEACCRDWLKQQLQEAGVTTIIYYPIPIHRQPAYAHLGYAPGSLPVTERLCSEVLSLPIFPELSSVQQQQVIEVLKGLCGQRSGTAQATAAVAA
- a CDS encoding deoxyribodipyrimidine photo-lyase, which produces MAAERWIFWHRRDLRLADNLGLAAAAAATPAVTGVFVLDPAILSAADMAPARVWFLLESLQELQQRWREAGSRLLVLEGDPAELLPQLAEALAAPVVAWNRDVEPYGRARDRHVAAALQAAGRKVLVDWDQLLVAPEALKTGGGDPYRVYGPFLRNWRGQVERKAGAGSALQGGLEPVPAPGGLVDFDPAELPEPRARAWATLPLQASLPSLEALGQVFEGADLCPCRPGEAAALAQLQRFCDGEPGRGRGIPLLGYEPGRNMPGEAGTSGLSAALKFGTLSPRQAWAAAQQARQVAVALGGAEEALTSIGVWEQELAWREFYQQALFHFPELAEGPYRPQWKHLPWDNNQGHYEAWCEGLTGMPIIDAAMRQLNESGWMHNRCRMIVASYLVKDLICDWRWGETAFMQRLVDGDLAANNGGWQWSASSGMDPKPLRIFNPATQASKFDPKGEYIRHWLPELRHVNTKDLLSGEIAPMERRGYPAQLVSHKTQQARFKALYAALPKPGAG